One genomic window of Elaeis guineensis isolate ETL-2024a chromosome 2, EG11, whole genome shotgun sequence includes the following:
- the LOC105053395 gene encoding large ribosomal subunit protein eL34: MVQRLTYRKRHSYATKSNQTRVVKTPGGKLVYQYTKKRASGPKCPVTGKRIQGIPRLRPAEYKRSRLSRNRRTVNRAYGGVLSGSAVRERIIRAFLVEEQKIVKKVLKIQKAKEKQASRS, from the exons ATGGTGCAGCGATTGACGTATCGAAAGAGGCACAGCTATGCCACCAAATCGAATCAGACCAGGGTAGTCAAAACCCCAG GTGGCAAGCTTGTGTATCAGTACACTAAGAAGAGGGCGAGTGGCCCGAAATGCCCTGTGACTGGCAAGAGAATCCAAGGG ATTCCTCGCCTAAGACCTGCTGAGTACAAGAGGTCTAGATTGTCTAGAAACCGGAGGACTGTGAACCGTGCTTACGGTGGGGTTTTATCAGGAAGTGCTGTAAGGGAAAG GATCATTCGGGCTTTTTTGGTTGAAGAGCAGAAGATTGTTAAGAAGGTTTTGAAAATCCAAAAGGCCAAAGAAAAGCAAGCCTCTAGGAGCTGA